In Oncorhynchus kisutch isolate 150728-3 linkage group LG5, Okis_V2, whole genome shotgun sequence, a genomic segment contains:
- the tmem51b gene encoding transmembrane protein 51b → MCTSGVPASSSHGVSRSGSSYALCALGVGLIALGIVMIVWSMVPGDATQTTKTPGNSSITVPADHGEDGDGEEDKEATKTLSIAYVLVGAGVAMLLLSICLGVRNKRRKHQRRQETRAVGVRFVDHVAGEAGENLDEPVPVYNVPSYEEAVTSGQFPIRQSNLRQSNSQLPSYEDLICAVENEGEGPSAAPVKEAHPSSPTPEPQPAAAANPHSSSRASRILRPNRVRRIKSEKLHLKDFRFNIRNPTDAKVTIEPITPPPQYDGKIPEF, encoded by the exons ATGTGTACCAGTGGTGTTCCAGCCAGCTCCAGCCATGGGGTCAGCCGGTCGGGCTCCTCGTATGCCCTGTGTGCCCTTGGGGTGGGACTCATAGCCCTGGGCATCGTCATGATTGTGTGGTCAATGGTTCCCGGGGATGCTACCCAGACAACCAAGACTCCAGGCAACTCCAGTATAACAGTGCCAGCAGACCATGGTGAGGATGGGGATGGCGAGGAAGACAAGGAAGCAACGAAGACCTTATCAATAGCCTATGTGCTGGTGGGGGCAGGGgtggccatgctgctgctgtcTATCTGCCTGGGGGTGAGGAACAAGCGGAGGAAGCACCAGAGAAGACAGGAGACACGGGCCGTAGGAGTCCGCTTCGTGGACCATGTGGCTGGGGAGGCAGGAGAGAA TTTAGATGAGCCAGTCCCAGTCTACAACGTGCCCAGCTATGAGGAGGCGGTCACCAGTGGCCAGTTCCCCATCCGCCAGAGCAACTTACGCCAGAGCAACTCCCAGCTGCCTTCCTACGAGGACCTCATCTGTGCTGTGGAAAACGAGGGGGAGGGACCAAGTGCTGCCCCAGTTAAGGAGGCTCATCCTAGCAGTCCCACTCCTGAGCCCCAGCCCGCCGCTGCAGCCAACCCCCACAGCAGTAGCCGGGCCAGCCGGATACTACGGCCCAACAGGGTACGCAGAATCAAGTCTGAGAAACTCCATCTGAAGGACTTTCGTTTTAACATTCGCAACCCTACTGATGCGAAGGTGACCATTGAACCAATCACTCCACCACCACAGTACGACGGCAAGATACCTGAGTTCTGA